In the Coffea eugenioides isolate CCC68of unplaced genomic scaffold, Ceug_1.0 ScVebR1_23;HRSCAF=104, whole genome shotgun sequence genome, NNNNNNNNNNNNNNNNNNNNNNNNNNNNNNNNNNNNNNNNNNNNNNNNNNNNNNNNNNNNNNNNNNNNNNNNNNNNNNNNNNNNNNNNNNNNNNNNNNNNNNNNNNNNNNNNNNNNNNNNNNNNNNNNNNNNNNNNNNNNNNNNNNNNNNNNNNNNNNNNNNNNNNNNNNNNNNNNNNNNNNNNNNNNNNNNNNNNNNNNNNNNNNNNNNNNNNNNNNNNNNNNNNNNNNNNNNNNNNNNNNNNNNNNNNNNNNNNNNNNNNNNNNNNNNNNNNNNNNNNNNNNNNNNNNNNNNNNNNNNNNNNNNNNNNNNNNNNNNNNNNNNNNNNNNNNNNNNNNNNNNNNNNNNNNNNNNNNNNNNNNNNNNNNNNNNNNNNNNNNNNNNNNNNNNNNNNNNNNNNNNNNNNNNNNNNNNNNNNNNNNNNNNNNNNNNNNNNNNNNNNNNNNNNNNNNNNNNNNNNNNNNNNNNNNNNNNNNNNNNNNNNNNNNNNNNNNNNNNNNNNNNNNNNNNNNNNNNNNNNNNNNNNNNNNNNNNNNNNNNNNNNNNNNNNNNNNNNNNNNNNNNNNNNNNNNNNNNNNNNNNNNNNNNNNNNNNNNNNNNNNNNNNNNNNNNNNNNNNNNNNNNNNNNNNNNNNNNNNNNNNNNNNNNNNNNNNNNNNNNNNNNNNNNNNNNNNNNNNNNNNNNNNNNNNNNNNNNNNNNNNNNNNNNNNNNNNNNNNNNNNNNNNNNNNNNNNNNNNNNNNNNNNNNNNNNNNNNNNNNNNNNNNNNNNNNNNNNNNNNNNNNNNNNNNNNNNNNNNNNNNNNNNNNNNNNNNNNNNNNNNNNNNNNNNNNNNNNNNNNNNNNNNNNNNNNNNNNNNNNNNNNNNNNNNNNNNNNNNNNNNNNNNNNNNNNNNNNNNNNNNNNNNNNAGAACCCCGAATCTCCAAATGCAAAAGGGGAGAAAGTGATGACTTCGAAATCAAAAGAGGAAGTTCATGAAGAAACTGATGTTTCATTGCCAAACAATGAATCAGTTGTCTTTCGCTGCCCTCCCAAATCAAGAATGGAACAGGGACAGTCACCTGCAATTCAGCATGAAACTCTAAAAGATTGGACTCTTCCGGTAGCTCATCTTGATACAAAAAAGGTGTCATCTTCTCAACTTAAAAGGTCTAACTTTTTAAGCAAAGAATCTGAAGTTGAACAAGACACCATACCAAAGTCAAGAACtaaagaaggttttgatcctaTCGCTTATAAGCTTCTCGCTAAGGCTGGATACGATCTCAAAGAATCTGCGGTGTTAAATGTTCCATCCCGTCAATCTACCAGTGACATGATTCATGGGTTGAATCCTACCCAAAAGATGTTGAAGGAAAAGGGATACGCCATTGAAAATCCCAAATTTGGCCTTGGCTACTCCTCTCCTACACCAATCCGCATCAAGATCAATAGAGTTAGTAGCCAATATATTGCTATAGAGGATGAGTCTTCTCAAATAGTTGGTAAATTTCAAGCTTTTCATGAAAAGGAGAATAAAACTCCACGGGTATCTGTTTTTAAGAGATTAGGACCACAAAGAAGACAAAAGCCTCAAAACTCTCATAAGAGTAAAGGAAAAATGGCAAAGTCATTGCAAAATCTTGAAAAACCTTCTAATGGTTCTCATAAATTTGGTAGTAGCATTCCTTCGAGAATGAGAAGATGCACAGATCTTGTAATAAAGTGTGGGACTGAATTGAGGGTCAGGGAGCATACCGTGGTGTACACAAGACCAAAAGAGGATGATGAAGAGAGTGTTGCttcatgcaatcatataactaTAATTGACGGTGACTCgcctgaagaagaagaagatgctgaAGAGGCTCCACCTGAATTGGAGGAAGGTGTTAAGGCCACTGTGGATGATCTAAAGGAGGTCAATCTTGGTACTTCAGAGaacccacgtccaatatatgtAAGTGCTTCATTGAGTCCTGACGAAGAGAAGGCATATATTGAACTCTTGTGGGAGTATCAAGATATTTTTGCATGGACTTATAAAGAAATGCCGGATTTAAACCCAAAAGTGGCCGTCCACCATTTGGCTGTTAAAAAGGGAGTTCGACCTGTGAAGCAAGCACAACGGCGATTTAGACCCGATTTGATTCCGTTGATCGAAATTGAAGTCAATAAACTCATTGAAGCCGGGTTTATTCGTGAAGTTAAATATCCCACATGG is a window encoding:
- the LOC113756539 gene encoding uncharacterized protein LOC113756539 — protein: MTSKSKEEVHEETDVSLPNNESVVFRCPPKSRMEQGQSPAIQHETLKDWTLPVAHLDTKKVSSSQLKRSNFLSKESEVEQDTIPKSRTKEGFDPIAYKLLAKAGYDLKESAVLNVPSRQSTSDMIHGLNPTQKMLKEKGYAIENPKFGLGYSSPTPIRIKINRVSSQYIAIEDESSQIVGKFQAFHEKENKTPRVSVFKRLGPQRRQKPQNSHKSKGKMAKSLQNLEKPSNGSHKFGSSIPSRMRRCTDLVIKCGTELRVREHTVVYTRPKEDDEESVASCNHITIIDGDSPEEEEDAEEAPPELEEGVKATVDDLKEVNLGTSENPRPIYVSASLSPDEEKAYIELLWEYQDIFAWTYKEMPDLNPKVAVHHLAVKKGVRPVKQAQRRFRPDLIPLIEIEVNKLIEAGFIREVKYPTWISSIVPVRKKNGQIRICVDFRDVNNACPKDDFPLPITELMIDATTGHEVQSFMDGSSGYNQIRLAPEDEELTAFRTPKGIYCYKVMPFGLKNAGATYQRAMQSIFDDMLHKNIECYVDDLVVKSKKRNNHLEDLRQVFDRLRRYQLKMNPLKCAFGVTSGKFLGFVVRHRGIEIDQAKIDAILRMPEPRDIHELKSLQGRLAYLRRFISNLAGRCQPFSRLMKKDVPFQWDEACSNAFNSIKSYLMKAPVLAAPIHGKPLLLYIAAQEKRGGFKKKWMHYLHKNNNEGHCNTEVKALLSSA